A window from Anoplolepis gracilipes chromosome 15, ASM4749672v1, whole genome shotgun sequence encodes these proteins:
- the LOC140674142 gene encoding uncharacterized protein, with protein sequence MFNGEFVTGEKHDDKSVSTKNCELFRTSDLREWYEQRVIEPTLASLEEFQERDSGWALSRILNLTVNINKYNPMRAGCHIILPQKIMMKRAVVNVRSKDNACFAWAVTAAMYPAERRVERELSYPRYTDVLNLRDIEFPVTLNQIKKFEINNNISINVYTIENENIVPICISEQKRDKHANLLNIQDAQDIGHFAWIKNLSRLVSSQLNKHNGQKYICDRCLHYFYSNEKLQSHTVDCGKMNDCAIRLPSDKDKWLAFNNYNRKEQVPFVVYADLECVLRKTDKEEEAEKNVYQHHQVFSIAYYVHCSYDNSLSAYHSRREANCVAWFAEELKNLATSVKTILSTNLPMINLTREELEKFNSATQCHICEKPFVEDDTRVHDHCHLTGRYRGPAHSNCNLNYKESFYIPIIFHNLSGYDSHFIIEEIATAFEGRIDLLPITKEKYVSFTKDVKLTEDNSRNHIKLRFIDSFKFLTTSLNKLASFLKLRARPCALLYFARILVGCHVEAYKY encoded by the exons atGTTTAACGGTGAGTTTGTGACGGGTGAAAAGCACGACGATAAAAGTGTAAGTACAAAAAACTGTGAACTATTTCGTACATCTGATTTACGCGAATGGTACGAGCAACGTGTTATCGAGCCCACTTTAGCatctctcgaagaatttcaagaacgtgatagtgggtgggcattatcgcgtatacttaatttgactgtaaatataaataaatataatcctatgcgtgcgggatgtcatattatattaccgcAAAAGATAATGATGAAGCGAGCGGTAGTTAACGTGCGAtccaaagacaatgcatgtttcgCATGGGCAGTGACTGCTGCTATGTATCCCGCTGAAAGAAGGGTTGAACGAGAATTATCGTACCCGCGTTACACGGATGTGCTAAATCTTCGAgacattgagtttccagtgactcttaatcaaattaaaaagtttgaaattaacaacaatatttcaatcaatgtgtacaccatcgaaaacgaaaatattgttcctatTTGTAtttcggagcaaaagagggacaagcacgCCAATTTGCTAAACAttcaagatgcgcaagatatcggacatttcgcgtggatcaagaatttatcgcgactcgtgagttcgcaactcaataaacacaatggacaaaaatatatctgtgatcg atgtctacattatttttattcgaatgagaAACTACAGTCACATACTGTAGACTGCGGGAAGATGAATGATTGCGCTATtcgattaccgagcgataaagataagtggctcgcttttaacaactataacaggaaggagcaggttcctttcgtcgtgtatgccgacctggaatgtgttttgagaaagacggacaaagaagaagaagcagaaaaaaatgtataccagCATCATCAAGTGtttagtatcgcttattatgtacattgctcgtacgataattcgttgtccgcgtatcattctcgtcgcgaagccaattgcgtcgcatggtttgctgaagaattaaaaaatttagcaacgagcgtgaaaacaattttatctacaaatcttcccatgataaatttgacgcgtgaagaattggaaaagtttaaCAGCGCTACTCAATGTcacatatgtgagaaaccattcgtggaagacgatacgcgcgtacacgaTCATTGCCACCTCACtgggcggtacagaggtcccgcgcattcaaattgcaatctaaattataaggaatccttttatattccaattattttccacaatttatccggttacgattcacattttataatcgaggaaatagctacagcgttcgaaggaagaatcgatctacttccgataactaaagaaaaatacgtttcatttacgaaagatgttaaacttacggAAGACAATTcgcgaaatcacattaaattacgtttcatcgattcttttaaatttctcacaacaagtctcaacaaattagcatcttttctca agttacggGCTCGACCCTGCGCATTATTATACTTTGCCCGGATACTCGTGGGATGCCATGTTGaagcatacaaatattaa
- the LOC140674021 gene encoding F-box only protein 21-like isoform X1, translating into MATILSLPEEVINIILGYSNISIEDVICFRCVCKQFQHVAKHNKFMNNKLLQRWPRARKHYNKQFKENEQKGNEQEDKKRLNFIKMGIDYKRQLPYKKTEHYYSTNKIKDEIKELKEKLELCNDIVSNSKKHGNYIDIKFFFNIDEINNLLSELSRKAFYGELTKKYYKMKDLNSKKLIKVFIKLIKFEEQPCIMQLMEKCATFMAERLQPQKEVFYSTVTASLDSMATDVLNNLRKKHPDHLILSTSAELFRYWKNNNIDDNYWNEVEGIQIMDTLEEYIFDKLNFRPNNSGNIEWDIQLKYKCIDHVLKHKYGQEIIIYTIYHSVARRLGLRCDIIIGYPDERICLFWKPSYVTNSSENVRCFRINSNQFPDCFIKQQSISRFEVITSKKMQEILLNLVQFNDTYSWDISRTKCCLQDSRYNFNWNDMHIHLKDWILNLKKNKPHYALILEIEKLDITKSEEVKFAVGTIVTYGNQSTDRTAGVIIGCHGYKNRDSVKLIVKDARYNPDILPLKICSNTKKQPYYLILTENNEICYVGEDSITLTTLKWIENDEVGRYFDRFEGTHYLPNNKWQRTLPEFWYSSCPTSTFKELKI; encoded by the exons atGGCTACGATATTGAGTTTACCGGAAGaagtgataaatattatacttggCTACAGTAATATCAGCATTGAGGATGTCATTTGCTTCAGATGTGTGTGCAAGCAATTTCAACATGTAGCCAAACACAATAAGTTTATGAACAACAAGCTTCTTCAGAG ATGGCCTAGAGCTAGAAAACATTATAACAAGCAGTTTAAGGAAAATGAACAAAAAGGGAATGaacaagaagataaaaaacgtttaaactttataaaaatgggCATTGACTATAAGAGACAATTaccatataaaaaaactgaaCATTATTATTCCACCAACAAAATAAAGgatgaaataaaagaattgaaGGAGAAATTGGAGCTGTGTAACGATATAGTGTCAAATTCTAAGAAACAtggaaattatatagatataaaattttttttcaatatagatGAGATTAATAACTTGCTTTCTGAATTGTCACg aaaagcTTTTTACGGAGagctaacaaaaaaatattacaaaatgaaaGACCTTAACTCGAAGAAGCTAATAAaagtgtttataaaattaatcaaatttgaaGAACAACCTTGCATAATGCAACTTATGGAAAAATGTGCTACTTTTATGGCAGAAAGGTTACAGCCTCAAAAGGAAGTATTTTATTCGACCGTAACCGCGTCACTAGATAGTATGGCAACAGACGTATTAAATAACCTGAGAAAGAAACATCCCGACCACTTAATATTGTCGACGTCCGCTGAACTATTTCGTTATTGGAAAAACAACAATATCGACGATAATTATTGGAATGAAGTAGAAGGAATACAGATTATGGATACACTCGAGGAATAcatatttgacaaattaaactttcgacCAAACAACTCGGGAAATATAGAATGggatatacaattaaaatataaatgtatagatCAT gttttaaaacataaatatggccaggaaattataatatatacaatatatcacaGCGTTGCCAGAAGACTCGGTTTACGCTGCGATATAATAATCGGATATCCCGATGAGCGTATCTGTCTATTCTGGAAACCGAGTta TGTTACAAATAGTTCTGAAAATGTAAGatgttttagaataaattctaACCAATTCCCAGATTGTTTTATCAAGCAACAGTCTATTTCAAGATTTGAAGTAATAACATCTAAAAAG ATGCAGGAAATACTTCTGAATTTAGTTCAGTTTAATGATACATATTCGTGGGATATATCCCGAACCAAATGTTGTCTACAGGACAGTAGATATAATTTCAACTGGAatgatatgcatatacatttgaaagattggattttgaatttaaaaaagaataaaccaCACTATGCT CTCATCCtagagatagaaaaattagatataacaAAATCAGAAGAAGTAAAATTTGCGGTTGGAACGATTGTAACGTATGGTAATCAATCTACAGACCGTACTGCAGGTGTGATAATTGGATGCCACGGATATAAAAACAGAGATTCGGTTAAACTTATCGTGAAAGATGCGAGATATAATCCTGATATTCTTCCGTTGAAGATTTGCAGTAATACAAAGAAACAACCATATTACTTAATTCTTaccgaaaataatgaaatatgttaCGTGGGAGAAG actCTATAACTTTGACAACGCTGAAATGGATCGAAAATGATGAAGTAGGTCGTTATTTTGACAGATTCGAAGGCACGCATTACTTACCAAACAACAAATGGCAGAGAACGTTACCTGAATTTTGGTATTCTTCGTGTCCCACGAGCACtttcaaagaattaaaaatataa
- the LOC140673986 gene encoding F-box only protein 21-like isoform X1 → MATLMCLPEEVIDIILGCSHINIEDIINFRCVCKKFQHVAKHKKFMENKFLQRWPTARKHYNKQFKENEQKESEKNEQKDKKNLNFIKMGIYSMRLLQNYTQLKHNYFYYHSINTVMQMGHLCGLDVGNMSLDKKKYKNERDIKISFYMDEIKNLLTQFSRKSVCKHLTDKYYSLKVFIFLKQHKLQRKLDKFEEQPCIMQLIEQCATFMAEKLQPQKEVFYSTVTASLDSMARDVLNNLRKKHPDHLILSTSAEQFCYWRNNNIDDNYWNEVEGIQIMDTLEEYIFDKLNFRPNNSGNIEWDIQLKYKCIDHVLEHKYGQEIIIYTIYHSVARRLGLRCDIIIGYPDERICLFWKPSYVTNSSENVRCFRINSNQFPDCFIKQQSISRFEVITSKKMHRILLQLIQFNDKYSWNICPPECHLQNSRLNFNWNDIYLKNWFSDLKKNKPHYAFILEIEKLDILNTKSEEVKFAVGTIVTHGNQSTDRSAGVIIGRHRYENRDSVKVIVRDARYNPQILPLKICSDIKKQTHYLILTENNEICYVGEDSITLTTPKWIENDEVGRYFDKFEGTHYVPNKKLADRYPYDAIVTVPIAISEN, encoded by the exons atggcTACGCTAATGTGTTTACCGGAAGAAGTAATAGATATTATACTTGGCTGCAGTCATATCAACATTGAGGATATCATTAACTTTAGATGTGTGTGCAAGAAATTTCAACATGTAGCCAAACACAAGAAGTTTATGGAAAACAAGTTTCTTCAgag atgGCCTACAGCTAGAAAACATTATAACAAGCAGTTTAAGGAAAATGAACAAAAAGAGTCTGAAAAGAATgaacaaaaagataaaaaaaatttaaactttataaaaatgggCATTTATTCTATGAGACTATTACAAAACTATACACAacttaaacataattatttttactatcatTCAATCAATACAGTAATGCAAATGGGGCACCTATGTGGGTTAGATGTAGGTAATATGTCGTTAGATAAGAAgaagtataaaaatgaaagagatataaaaatttctttctatatggatgagattaaaaatttgcttaCACAATTTTCACg aaaatctgTTTGCAAACACTTAACGGACAAATATTACAGTCTGAAAGTCTTTATCTTCCTGAAGCAACATAAACTGCAGAGAAAATTGGACAAATTTGAAGAACAACCTTGCATAATGCAACTTATAGAACAATGTGCTACTTTTATGGCAGAGAAGTTACAGCCTCAAAAGGAAGTATTTTATTCGACCGTAACCGCGTCACTAGATAGTATGGCAAGAGACGTATTAAATAACCTGAGGAAGAAACATCCCGACCACTTAATATTGTCGACGTCCGCTgaacaattttgttattggAGAAACAACAATATCGACGATAATTATTGGAATGAAGTAGAAGGAATACAGATTATGGATACACTCGAGGAATAcatatttgacaaattaaactttcgacCAAACAACTCGGGAAATATAGAATGggatatacaattaaaatataaatgtatagatCAT GTTTTAGAACATAAATATGGCcaggaaattataatatatacaatatatcacaGCGTTGCCAGAAGACTCGGTTTACGCTGCGATATAATAATCGGATATCCCGATGAGCGTATCTGTCTATTCTGGAAACCGAGTta TGTTACAAATAGTTCTGAAAATGTAAGatgttttagaataaattctaACCAATTCCCAGATTGTTTTATCAAGCAACAGTCTATTTCAAGATTTGAAGTAATAACATCTAAAAAG ATGCATCGAATACTTCTGCAATTGATTcagtttaatgataaatattcgtGGAATATATGCCCACCCGAATGTCATCTACAGAACAGCAGACTTAATTTCAACTggaatgatatttatttaaaaaattggttttcggatttaaaaaagaataaaccaCACTATGCT TTCATCCtagagatagaaaaattagatatattaaatacaaaatcagAAGAAGTAAAATTTGCGGTTGGAACGATTGTAACGCATGGTAATCAATCTACAGACCGTTCTGCAGGTGTGATAATTGGACGCCACCGATATGAAAACAGAGATTCGGTTAAAGTTATCGTGAGAGATGCGAGATATAATCCTCAGATTCTTCCGTTGAAGATTTGCAGtgatataaagaaacaaacacattatttaattcttaccgaaaataatgaaatatgttaCGTGGGAGAAG actCTATAACTTTGACAACGCCGAAATGGATTGAAAATGATGAAGTAGGTCGTTATTTTGACAAATTCGAAGGCACACATTACGTACCAAACAAAAAGCTGGCAGATCGTTACCCGTATGATGCCATTGTAACTGTCCCAATAGCAATATcagagaattaa
- the LOC140673982 gene encoding uncharacterized protein translates to MIAKPNFHSRSVFSENLIAVELRRLEVKFYKPIYVGMCILDVSKMCLYEFHHDYMIPTYKEKCKVMYTDTDSLIYHIECEDVYENMKRDIGKFDTSDYAIDNAYGIPLVNKKVPGLMKDENNGMIMTEFVGLRAKMYALKIDGKKDTKKVKGVKNSVVAKTITFDDYMQCLNEGIEMTRQQSSIRSKMHKVYTMRQKKIALSPHDDKRYIIPKSIDTLPWGHYRIPL, encoded by the coding sequence atgatcgcgaaaccaaattttcatagcaggagcgttttttcggaaaatttaatcgctgtggaattgcgtagactcgaggtgaagttttacaaaccaatctatgtaggtatgtgtatacttgatgtatccaagatgtgtttgtacgaatttcatcacgattacatgattccaacgtataaagaaaaatgtaaagtcatgtacaccgacacggatagtctcatatatcacattgagtgcgaagacgtgtacgagaatatgaagcgCGACATCGGCAAGTTCgacacgagcgactatgcgatagacaatgcgtacggtataccgctcgtgaataaaaaggtaccgggtctgatgaaggatgaaaacaacggtatgataatgacagaatttgtcgggcttagagcaaaaatgtatgcgctaAAAATAGATGGTAaaaaggatacgaaaaaggtaaaaggtgtcAAGAATAGCGTCGTCGCGAAAACGATAACATTTGACGATTACATgcagtgtttgaacgaaggaaTTGAAATGACGCGACAGCAATCgagtataagatcaaaaatgcataaagtatataccatgcggcagaaaaaaattgctctaagtccacacgatgataaacggtatataatacctaaaagtatcgatacgctaccatgggggcattacagaataccgttgtaa
- the LOC140674021 gene encoding F-box only protein 21-like isoform X2, whose product MATILSLPEEVINIILGYSNISIEDVICFRCVCKQFQHVAKHNKFMNNKLLQRWPRARKHYNKQFKENEQKGNEQEDKKRLNFIKMGIDYKRQLPYKKTEHYYSTNKIKDEIKELKEKLELCNDIVSNSKKHGNYIDIKFFFNIDEINNLLSELSRKAFYGELTKKYYKMKDLNSKKLIKVFIKLIKFEEQPCIMQLMEKCATFMAERLQPQKEVFYSTVTASLDSMATDVLNNLRKKHPDHLILSTSAELFRYWKNNNIDDNYWNEVEGIQIMDTLEEYIFDKLNFRPNNSGNIEWDIQLKYKCIDHVLKHKYGQEIIIYTIYHSVARRLGLRCDIIIGYPDERICLFWKPSYVTNSSENVRCFRINSNQFPDCFIKQQSISRFEVITSKKLILEIEKLDITKSEEVKFAVGTIVTYGNQSTDRTAGVIIGCHGYKNRDSVKLIVKDARYNPDILPLKICSNTKKQPYYLILTENNEICYVGEDSITLTTLKWIENDEVGRYFDRFEGTHYLPNNKWQRTLPEFWYSSCPTSTFKELKI is encoded by the exons atGGCTACGATATTGAGTTTACCGGAAGaagtgataaatattatacttggCTACAGTAATATCAGCATTGAGGATGTCATTTGCTTCAGATGTGTGTGCAAGCAATTTCAACATGTAGCCAAACACAATAAGTTTATGAACAACAAGCTTCTTCAGAG ATGGCCTAGAGCTAGAAAACATTATAACAAGCAGTTTAAGGAAAATGAACAAAAAGGGAATGaacaagaagataaaaaacgtttaaactttataaaaatgggCATTGACTATAAGAGACAATTaccatataaaaaaactgaaCATTATTATTCCACCAACAAAATAAAGgatgaaataaaagaattgaaGGAGAAATTGGAGCTGTGTAACGATATAGTGTCAAATTCTAAGAAACAtggaaattatatagatataaaattttttttcaatatagatGAGATTAATAACTTGCTTTCTGAATTGTCACg aaaagcTTTTTACGGAGagctaacaaaaaaatattacaaaatgaaaGACCTTAACTCGAAGAAGCTAATAAaagtgtttataaaattaatcaaatttgaaGAACAACCTTGCATAATGCAACTTATGGAAAAATGTGCTACTTTTATGGCAGAAAGGTTACAGCCTCAAAAGGAAGTATTTTATTCGACCGTAACCGCGTCACTAGATAGTATGGCAACAGACGTATTAAATAACCTGAGAAAGAAACATCCCGACCACTTAATATTGTCGACGTCCGCTGAACTATTTCGTTATTGGAAAAACAACAATATCGACGATAATTATTGGAATGAAGTAGAAGGAATACAGATTATGGATACACTCGAGGAATAcatatttgacaaattaaactttcgacCAAACAACTCGGGAAATATAGAATGggatatacaattaaaatataaatgtatagatCAT gttttaaaacataaatatggccaggaaattataatatatacaatatatcacaGCGTTGCCAGAAGACTCGGTTTACGCTGCGATATAATAATCGGATATCCCGATGAGCGTATCTGTCTATTCTGGAAACCGAGTta TGTTACAAATAGTTCTGAAAATGTAAGatgttttagaataaattctaACCAATTCCCAGATTGTTTTATCAAGCAACAGTCTATTTCAAGATTTGAAGTAATAACATCTAAAAAG CTCATCCtagagatagaaaaattagatataacaAAATCAGAAGAAGTAAAATTTGCGGTTGGAACGATTGTAACGTATGGTAATCAATCTACAGACCGTACTGCAGGTGTGATAATTGGATGCCACGGATATAAAAACAGAGATTCGGTTAAACTTATCGTGAAAGATGCGAGATATAATCCTGATATTCTTCCGTTGAAGATTTGCAGTAATACAAAGAAACAACCATATTACTTAATTCTTaccgaaaataatgaaatatgttaCGTGGGAGAAG actCTATAACTTTGACAACGCTGAAATGGATCGAAAATGATGAAGTAGGTCGTTATTTTGACAGATTCGAAGGCACGCATTACTTACCAAACAACAAATGGCAGAGAACGTTACCTGAATTTTGGTATTCTTCGTGTCCCACGAGCACtttcaaagaattaaaaatataa
- the LOC140673986 gene encoding F-box only protein 21-like isoform X2 — MATIMSLPEEIIDIILGYSHISIEDIINFRCVCKKFRHAAKRKKFMENKFFQRWPTARKHYNKQFKENEQKESEKNEQKDKKNLNFIKMGIYSMRLLQNYTQLKHNYFYYHSINTVMQMGHLCGLDVGNMSLDKKKYKNERDIKISFYMDEIKNLLTQFSRKSVCKHLTDKYYSLKVFIFLKQHKLQRKLDKFEEQPCIMQLIEQCATFMAEKLQPQKEVFYSTVTASLDSMARDVLNNLRKKHPDHLILSTSAEQFCYWRNNNIDDNYWNEVEGIQIMDTLEEYIFDKLNFRPNNSGNIEWDIQLKYKCIDHVLEHKYGQEIIIYTIYHSVARRLGLRCDIIIGYPDERICLFWKPSYVTNSSENVRCFRINSNQFPDCFIKQQSISRFEVITSKKMHRILLQLIQFNDKYSWNICPPECHLQNSRLNFNWNDIYLKNWFSDLKKNKPHYAFILEIEKLDILNTKSEEVKFAVGTIVTHGNQSTDRSAGVIIGRHRYENRDSVKVIVRDARYNPQILPLKICSDIKKQTHYLILTENNEICYVGEDSITLTTPKWIENDEVGRYFDKFEGTHYVPNKKLADRYPYDAIVTVPIAISEN, encoded by the exons atgGCCTACAGCTAGAAAACATTATAACAAGCAGTTTAAGGAAAATGAACAAAAAGAGTCTGAAAAGAATgaacaaaaagataaaaaaaatttaaactttataaaaatgggCATTTATTCTATGAGACTATTACAAAACTATACACAacttaaacataattatttttactatcatTCAATCAATACAGTAATGCAAATGGGGCACCTATGTGGGTTAGATGTAGGTAATATGTCGTTAGATAAGAAgaagtataaaaatgaaagagatataaaaatttctttctatatggatgagattaaaaatttgcttaCACAATTTTCACg aaaatctgTTTGCAAACACTTAACGGACAAATATTACAGTCTGAAAGTCTTTATCTTCCTGAAGCAACATAAACTGCAGAGAAAATTGGACAAATTTGAAGAACAACCTTGCATAATGCAACTTATAGAACAATGTGCTACTTTTATGGCAGAGAAGTTACAGCCTCAAAAGGAAGTATTTTATTCGACCGTAACCGCGTCACTAGATAGTATGGCAAGAGACGTATTAAATAACCTGAGGAAGAAACATCCCGACCACTTAATATTGTCGACGTCCGCTgaacaattttgttattggAGAAACAACAATATCGACGATAATTATTGGAATGAAGTAGAAGGAATACAGATTATGGATACACTCGAGGAATAcatatttgacaaattaaactttcgacCAAACAACTCGGGAAATATAGAATGggatatacaattaaaatataaatgtatagatCAT GTTTTAGAACATAAATATGGCcaggaaattataatatatacaatatatcacaGCGTTGCCAGAAGACTCGGTTTACGCTGCGATATAATAATCGGATATCCCGATGAGCGTATCTGTCTATTCTGGAAACCGAGTta TGTTACAAATAGTTCTGAAAATGTAAGatgttttagaataaattctaACCAATTCCCAGATTGTTTTATCAAGCAACAGTCTATTTCAAGATTTGAAGTAATAACATCTAAAAAG ATGCATCGAATACTTCTGCAATTGATTcagtttaatgataaatattcgtGGAATATATGCCCACCCGAATGTCATCTACAGAACAGCAGACTTAATTTCAACTggaatgatatttatttaaaaaattggttttcggatttaaaaaagaataaaccaCACTATGCT TTCATCCtagagatagaaaaattagatatattaaatacaaaatcagAAGAAGTAAAATTTGCGGTTGGAACGATTGTAACGCATGGTAATCAATCTACAGACCGTTCTGCAGGTGTGATAATTGGACGCCACCGATATGAAAACAGAGATTCGGTTAAAGTTATCGTGAGAGATGCGAGATATAATCCTCAGATTCTTCCGTTGAAGATTTGCAGtgatataaagaaacaaacacattatttaattcttaccgaaaataatgaaatatgttaCGTGGGAGAAG actCTATAACTTTGACAACGCCGAAATGGATTGAAAATGATGAAGTAGGTCGTTATTTTGACAAATTCGAAGGCACACATTACGTACCAAACAAAAAGCTGGCAGATCGTTACCCGTATGATGCCATTGTAACTGTCCCAATAGCAATATcagagaattaa